The following proteins come from a genomic window of Macadamia integrifolia cultivar HAES 741 chromosome 14, SCU_Mint_v3, whole genome shotgun sequence:
- the LOC122061094 gene encoding probable calcium-binding protein CML13 yields the protein MGKDLSQDQEASMKEAFTLFDTDNDGRIAASELGILMRSLGGNPTQAQLKEIVTQEKLTSPFDFPRFLDLMKKHMKPEPFDRQLRDAFKVIDKESTGYVSVSELRHILTNIGEKLEPAEFDEWIREVDVGSDGRIKYEDFIVRMVAK from the coding sequence ATGGGGAAAGATCTGAGCCAAGATCAAGAAGCATCGATGAAGGAGGCCTTCACACTCTTCGACACAGACAATGATGGTCGTATCGCTGCATCGGAGTTAGGGATCTTGATGCGATCTCTTGGTGGAAACCCTACGCAAGCTCAGCTCAAAGAGATAGTTACCCAGGAGAAACTCACCTCACCTTTCGATTTCCCTCGCTTCCTCGATCTCATGAAGAAACACATGAAGCCTGAGCCCTTCGATCGTCAGCTCCGCGATGCTTTCAAGGTCATCGACAAGGAATCCACCGGTTATGTCTCTGTCTCTGAACTTCGTCACATACTTACCAACATTGGAGAGAAGCTTGAACCCGCTGAATTCGATGAGTGGATCCGTGAGGTTGATGTTGGATCTGATGGTAGGATCAAATACGAGGACTTCATCGTTCGCATGGTCGCCAAGTGA